From the genome of Marixanthomonas ophiurae, one region includes:
- a CDS encoding tetratricopeptide repeat protein, whose product MNEKQSITEKEFETIERYLTNEMSAEEQKAFVDTLSSDPFLQQKVNEVRALIDGIEASALKNKLDDFHKELLQTHSKVVNKSKLIQKPKRSKIPLYAIAAVLVVVFGILWFFNSADSNQRLFAEHFTPDPGLPTTMSTTNNYIFFDGMVDYKQENYKAAIEKWTPLLSEKSENDTLNYFLGVAYLAEKNEGEAIDYLGEVSKTKSSMFLQESYYYLGLAFLKNGELEKAKTSFKKSNSDESQTILKKLNN is encoded by the coding sequence ATGAATGAGAAACAGAGCATAACAGAAAAAGAATTCGAAACCATAGAACGGTATCTTACGAATGAAATGAGTGCTGAGGAGCAGAAAGCGTTTGTCGATACACTTTCAAGCGACCCTTTTTTACAGCAAAAAGTAAATGAAGTACGTGCGCTCATTGATGGGATAGAAGCTTCGGCTTTAAAAAATAAACTGGACGATTTTCATAAGGAGCTTCTACAAACACATTCAAAAGTAGTCAATAAGAGTAAACTGATACAAAAACCAAAACGATCTAAAATACCGTTATACGCCATTGCCGCTGTTTTAGTGGTGGTATTTGGTATTTTATGGTTTTTTAATTCAGCTGATTCCAACCAAAGGTTATTTGCTGAACATTTTACACCCGATCCTGGTTTGCCCACTACTATGAGCACGACAAATAACTATATTTTTTTTGACGGAATGGTGGATTATAAACAGGAAAACTACAAAGCTGCCATCGAAAAATGGACGCCTTTGTTAAGTGAAAAATCGGAGAACGATACACTTAATTATTTTCTGGGCGTGGCCTACCTTGCTGAAAAAAATGAAGGTGAAGCCATCGATTACCTTGGCGAAGTGTCAAAAACCAAATCGAGTATGTTCCTTCAGGAAAGCTATTATTATTTAGGGTTGGCGTTTTTAAAAAATGGCGAATTAGAAAAAGCCAAAACAAGTTTTAAAAAAAGCAACAGCGACGAAAGCCAAACAATATTAAAAAAACTAAACAATTAA
- a CDS encoding heme/hemin ABC transporter substrate-binding protein — translation MNKLIIYTLLALSVSACGRFGNEDKKKDHEERLVVISKQYNEIIYALGAEGNVVAVDVSSTYPPEIKELPNVGYHRALSTEAILSMKPTLILEDNNIGPEHVITQLKKLKIPMKQFGKYENTIAGTDSLMREMGRYFDKESRAEALCKKLDSDMKKALANTHSYKEKPKVLVIHFGRASNIYLVMTKKSTAGKLIKWAGGEMAVQGDRGMKQFSPEVVAKSDPDVILLTDYGYDKLGSMNGIADLPGVSTTRAFKNKNIYRVEEHDMVYLGPRTGENVLKLQELIHQDEKEK, via the coding sequence ATGAATAAACTAATTATATATACGTTATTGGCGCTTTCGGTTTCAGCTTGCGGACGTTTTGGTAATGAAGACAAAAAGAAGGATCATGAGGAACGCCTTGTTGTAATTTCAAAACAATACAACGAAATCATCTATGCACTTGGTGCTGAAGGGAATGTTGTAGCCGTCGATGTATCGAGTACGTATCCGCCGGAAATTAAAGAACTTCCCAACGTAGGCTATCACCGAGCACTGAGCACGGAGGCTATTTTGTCTATGAAACCAACCCTGATTTTGGAAGATAATAATATAGGCCCTGAACATGTGATAACCCAATTAAAAAAACTCAAAATCCCGATGAAACAATTTGGGAAATACGAAAATACCATCGCTGGAACAGATTCATTAATGCGCGAAATGGGACGGTATTTTGACAAAGAATCTAGAGCAGAAGCACTGTGCAAAAAGCTGGATAGTGATATGAAAAAGGCATTGGCAAACACCCATAGCTATAAAGAGAAACCAAAAGTTTTGGTTATACACTTTGGGCGTGCTTCCAATATTTATCTAGTTATGACCAAAAAAAGCACCGCGGGGAAATTGATTAAATGGGCCGGTGGCGAAATGGCTGTACAAGGCGACCGTGGTATGAAACAGTTTTCACCTGAAGTAGTTGCAAAATCAGATCCTGATGTTATACTGCTTACCGATTATGGCTATGATAAATTAGGCTCTATGAATGGCATAGCAGATCTCCCCGGAGTTTCCACTACACGGGCTTTCAAAAACAAAAACATTTATCGGGTTGAAGAGCATGATATGGTGTATCTAGGTCCACGAACCGGTGAAAATGTATTAAAACTTCAAGAACTGATCCATCAAGATGAAAAAGAAAAGTAG
- a CDS encoding CHAT domain-containing protein has protein sequence MKLFVVPFTVFVIFISQFGMAQQKTGTPLLDSLLSEKKHKTAQTELQAQIDKLTTNKRYDSLSGYPYYVGKITLENSNQRQAIKEMNAFVTDFKKHTSNPIYFQDLYAEIGSFYQSIGLHKEETKNHKTALEYALKIPGKPGKKIGKGYYNLGTGQLREGNVSQAIDNYKKALKHYKSDPETNFLDYYFSYSGMGTSMYYASKIDSSIYFYQKAVDNVAQLEDSPINSYYRPALLLNNIAGLYSFQGQTTQSLEAMKKCIEYNKEFLESDAETYKKTDARRAHFQYIDNLAGIYEKLGDYKKALDLLTYSYSGKLQNFETGNPELFKSKILLGNAQLNLLNFQEAENHFTEGITAIKKLPGNFYDWSASAHYGLAKLYAEDKQVERAEHFYEKAAADFSLSSQNYYDPIILTFFEDASQFYAETNQKAKALQLAEKAYKYVTKHQGKNTLPAFLQTVNLAGIYFEIGETEKALEYSTNALKTFEDKAFQREYALDSIQVEFSKPVAILIQTRSQYLLKKEKDTTFLKELLINLQEAISTLNRRKQFVADAENVKALIEENNQLYDFAKQLNVDLYERTQNETYLANVLSLHETSLYNRIRSRLNLRSEINVPNVPTPILMREKKLKEGLSIGLLKEGLNNYFELSDQWDAFKDSLKANYPKYYRMRYAKIEPSLKNMKQFIPDNTTVVRYVFIEESLYALVLTNTEKSLYRLSFKNVQKDIAQINENSFNITEVGPKLKKMYDALWQPFEKEIGTEKVIIIPDGELYNVSFETLTPKRITSFKELATKSLLAKHTISYNFSFLVLKNQHSESNFSENFIAFAPEFSSEMKTTYKSTLKDSLLLDQEYLTLLPQPFSINLVDTYSKKLNGITYVNENASKDAFINHAKNHKIIHIGTHAESNNISPELSRLIFAKNVSEHKKGENFLYTYQIYNCDLSSDLAILTACETGKPSYQAGEGMISLAHAFAYAGSESILTSLWKIDEQSSAEIIATFYDNLQNGLPKDQALKEAKLTYLSKAEGRTLAPLYWGGLALMGNSATIELQQSGLPWYVYLIAALLMGSLFFYFLKRKNT, from the coding sequence ATGAAACTTTTTGTTGTACCATTCACTGTTTTCGTGATTTTTATATCACAATTTGGTATGGCGCAACAAAAAACTGGGACGCCCCTTCTGGATAGTTTACTTTCAGAAAAAAAACACAAAACGGCACAAACCGAACTTCAGGCTCAAATTGACAAACTTACAACCAATAAAAGATACGATTCTCTCTCGGGTTATCCCTATTATGTAGGTAAAATAACGTTGGAAAATTCCAATCAGCGACAGGCGATTAAAGAAATGAACGCCTTTGTGACTGATTTTAAAAAACACACTTCCAACCCAATTTACTTTCAGGATTTATATGCCGAAATAGGTTCTTTTTATCAATCCATCGGTCTTCATAAAGAAGAAACCAAAAACCATAAAACTGCATTGGAATATGCCTTGAAAATTCCCGGGAAGCCCGGAAAAAAAATAGGGAAGGGGTATTACAATTTAGGAACAGGACAGTTACGAGAAGGAAACGTAAGCCAGGCTATTGATAATTACAAAAAAGCGTTGAAGCATTACAAAAGCGATCCTGAAACCAACTTTTTAGATTATTATTTCAGTTACTCTGGTATGGGCACGTCTATGTATTATGCTTCAAAAATAGACAGCTCTATTTATTTTTACCAAAAGGCTGTAGACAATGTGGCTCAATTAGAGGATTCGCCTATAAACTCCTATTATCGGCCTGCTTTGTTACTTAACAATATTGCCGGCCTTTATAGTTTTCAAGGCCAAACAACACAAAGCCTTGAGGCGATGAAAAAATGCATCGAGTATAATAAAGAATTCCTGGAGTCCGATGCCGAAACGTATAAAAAAACGGATGCCCGACGAGCACACTTTCAGTATATAGACAACTTGGCTGGTATTTATGAAAAATTAGGCGATTATAAGAAAGCATTAGATTTATTGACGTACTCGTATAGCGGAAAATTGCAAAACTTTGAGACGGGAAATCCTGAATTGTTTAAATCGAAAATCTTGTTGGGAAATGCCCAATTAAATCTTTTGAACTTTCAGGAAGCGGAAAATCATTTCACGGAAGGAATTACCGCCATAAAAAAACTGCCTGGCAACTTTTATGACTGGAGTGCAAGTGCACATTATGGATTGGCAAAGTTGTATGCAGAAGATAAGCAAGTGGAAAGGGCGGAACATTTTTATGAAAAAGCGGCAGCTGATTTTAGCCTATCTTCACAAAATTATTACGACCCGATTATTCTTACTTTTTTTGAGGATGCTTCTCAATTTTATGCCGAAACTAACCAAAAGGCAAAGGCTTTGCAGTTAGCGGAAAAGGCATACAAGTATGTTACAAAGCATCAAGGAAAAAATACACTTCCAGCTTTTTTGCAAACTGTGAATTTAGCGGGAATTTATTTTGAAATAGGCGAAACGGAAAAGGCGTTGGAATACAGTACAAATGCTTTAAAAACTTTTGAAGACAAGGCTTTTCAACGGGAGTATGCACTGGATTCCATTCAAGTGGAGTTCAGTAAACCTGTAGCAATTTTGATACAAACCCGCTCTCAATATCTGTTGAAAAAAGAAAAAGACACTACTTTTTTAAAAGAACTTCTAATCAATTTGCAAGAAGCCATTTCGACTCTAAACCGAAGAAAACAGTTTGTTGCTGATGCCGAAAATGTAAAAGCTCTCATAGAAGAAAATAATCAACTGTATGATTTTGCGAAGCAATTAAATGTGGATTTGTATGAAAGAACCCAAAATGAAACCTATTTAGCAAATGTACTTTCATTGCACGAAACATCATTGTATAATAGAATACGTTCTCGATTAAACCTTCGAAGTGAAATAAATGTTCCCAACGTCCCTACACCCATTTTAATGCGGGAAAAAAAGTTGAAAGAAGGACTTTCGATAGGACTCTTAAAAGAAGGATTGAACAATTATTTTGAACTTTCAGACCAATGGGATGCATTTAAAGATTCACTAAAAGCAAACTATCCCAAGTATTACCGAATGCGCTATGCTAAAATAGAACCTTCGTTAAAAAATATGAAACAGTTTATCCCTGACAATACAACAGTGGTTCGATATGTTTTCATCGAAGAATCATTGTACGCTTTGGTGCTAACAAATACTGAAAAAAGCTTATATAGATTATCTTTTAAAAACGTTCAAAAAGATATTGCCCAAATAAATGAAAACTCTTTCAACATTACTGAAGTTGGCCCAAAATTAAAAAAAATGTACGATGCACTTTGGCAGCCTTTTGAAAAAGAAATCGGCACAGAAAAAGTGATCATAATCCCAGATGGCGAGTTGTACAATGTAAGTTTTGAAACCCTGACCCCAAAACGAATCACTTCTTTTAAAGAATTAGCAACAAAAAGTTTGTTGGCAAAGCATACCATTTCGTATAATTTCAGCTTTCTAGTTCTGAAAAATCAACATTCTGAGTCTAATTTCTCTGAAAATTTCATTGCCTTCGCACCAGAGTTTTCTTCAGAAATGAAAACCACGTATAAAAGTACTTTAAAAGACTCGCTTTTGTTAGACCAAGAATATCTAACTCTGTTGCCACAGCCATTTAGTATTAATTTGGTCGATACCTATTCGAAAAAGCTCAACGGTATCACTTATGTTAACGAAAATGCTTCTAAAGATGCATTTATAAATCATGCTAAAAACCATAAAATTATTCATATTGGCACCCACGCAGAATCTAATAATATAAGTCCAGAACTGTCCCGATTGATTTTTGCTAAAAACGTTTCAGAACATAAAAAGGGTGAAAATTTTCTATATACCTACCAAATTTACAATTGCGATTTGTCTTCAGATCTTGCTATTCTAACCGCTTGCGAAACGGGAAAACCTTCGTATCAAGCCGGGGAAGGGATGATTTCCTTGGCGCACGCCTTTGCCTATGCCGGGAGCGAAAGTATTTTGACCAGTCTTTGGAAAATTGATGAACAATCAAGTGCCGAAATTATTGCGACGTTTTACGATAACTTACAAAACGGTTTACCTAAAGATCAAGCCTTAAAAGAAGCAAAATTAACCTATCTTTCAAAAGCTGAAGGACGCACTTTGGCACCACTTTATTGGGGTGGGCTGGCATTGATGGGCAATTCGGCAACTATTGAACTTCAACAAAGTGGATTGCCTTGGTACGTGTATCTTATTGCCGCCTTATTAATGGGTAGTTTGTTTTTCTATTTCTTAAAGCGAAAAAACACTTAA
- a CDS encoding DUF1697 domain-containing protein, with translation MAKHIALLRGINVGRHKKFTKAQQLDMLSDLGYKNTNVYLHTGNWIFEASEKKEKITQKISEAIQTKFGWELPIQVLTPSEIETIFTACPFSEEKKIKSYFVILSEKPSDSLIKEANSIQYPNEEIIILDNCIYFYAAKGYGRTKFNMNTFEKKLNVQATSRNYNTITKIIALAST, from the coding sequence ATGGCAAAACATATAGCTTTACTAAGAGGAATCAATGTAGGAAGACATAAAAAGTTTACCAAAGCTCAGCAACTTGACATGTTATCAGATTTGGGCTATAAGAATACAAATGTGTACTTACATACAGGCAATTGGATTTTTGAAGCTTCGGAAAAGAAAGAAAAAATAACCCAAAAAATTTCGGAAGCCATACAAACCAAATTTGGTTGGGAGTTGCCTATCCAAGTTTTGACACCTTCAGAAATTGAAACGATTTTTACAGCATGTCCTTTTTCCGAAGAAAAGAAAATAAAAAGCTATTTTGTAATCCTTTCAGAAAAACCTAGCGACAGCTTGATTAAAGAAGCAAATTCAATACAATATCCTAACGAAGAAATTATAATACTAGATAATTGCATCTACTTTTATGCTGCAAAGGGCTATGGCCGTACAAAGTTTAACATGAATACTTTTGAAAAAAAACTAAACGTACAAGCTACCTCCCGAAATTATAATACAATTACAAAAATAATTGCACTAGCTTCTACTTAA
- a CDS encoding heme ABC transporter ATP-binding protein, whose product MIQTQNITYKIGDKVILDDISVTFKPGNLNLIIGPNGAGKSTLVKVICNQIKAKTGSVQYGNRNLTEMTVAQLAKIRAVLSQNIELAFPLQVSEVVMMGRYPHFSVKPSQKDEIACEEAMRFFDVWDMANRDYMTLSGGEKQRVHFARVVAQIWYPPENKAGRYLVLDEPLTFLDVHYQFHFMHKLLELLKQKDIVIVGVVHDLNLAAKFADHIVLLDHGKLLAAGPKEAVLTKQHIKTAYRLEPVIHTEKESMYLFFE is encoded by the coding sequence ATGATTCAGACACAAAACATAACATACAAAATTGGCGACAAGGTAATTCTTGATGATATTTCGGTCACTTTTAAACCTGGAAATCTCAATTTAATCATTGGTCCCAACGGCGCGGGAAAATCCACTTTGGTAAAAGTTATCTGTAATCAAATTAAAGCTAAAACGGGCTCTGTACAGTATGGAAACAGAAATTTAACCGAAATGACCGTAGCACAATTGGCAAAAATCCGTGCGGTATTGTCCCAGAATATTGAATTGGCCTTCCCCTTACAAGTTTCTGAAGTGGTAATGATGGGGCGATACCCGCACTTTTCGGTTAAACCCAGTCAAAAAGACGAAATCGCTTGCGAAGAAGCTATGCGGTTTTTTGATGTTTGGGATATGGCCAACCGGGATTATATGACCTTGAGCGGCGGTGAAAAACAACGCGTCCATTTTGCGCGTGTTGTTGCGCAAATATGGTATCCACCTGAAAACAAAGCAGGAAGATATTTGGTGTTGGATGAACCCCTCACTTTTTTGGATGTACATTATCAGTTTCATTTTATGCATAAGCTGCTCGAACTGCTAAAACAAAAGGATATCGTAATCGTTGGAGTAGTCCACGATCTCAACTTAGCAGCAAAATTCGCAGACCATATTGTATTGCTGGATCACGGAAAATTGTTGGCCGCGGGTCCTAAAGAAGCGGTGTTGACCAAACAACACATTAAAACTGCCTACCGCTTAGAACCAGTTATCCATACTGAAAAAGAGAGTATGTATTTGTTTTTTGAATAA
- a CDS encoding FecCD family ABC transporter permease — protein MKKKSSKYIGVFPLLSIVLLVIVLFSIRYGAVSITLDDMVSAIKKMTSGEQGLNLTERIFMEIRLPRAILCIFVGASLAVGGALLQALFRNPIVEPGLVGTSCGAAFGAALYFALGATFDFNVGEYTLPLAACLGAICSTALVFFLSQSKQTGKSSVVTLLLVGIAINALFLSGVGFLSYIARDPQARSIIFWNLGTLSGANWPSVIIVGASTIICLLFSLRYAKHLNALMIGEEEAQFIGVNLKSLKWKILLINVVMVAVATAFVGVISFVGLIVPHLLRILKGSDNRFLILNSAVLGGVLLCLADLLSRMLLRPAELPIGIVTSVVGVPIFIILLRKKNYFF, from the coding sequence ATGAAAAAGAAAAGTAGTAAGTATATAGGTGTTTTTCCATTATTAAGCATTGTATTACTTGTTATCGTGCTATTTTCCATTCGGTATGGAGCCGTATCGATTACATTAGATGATATGGTTTCTGCAATTAAAAAAATGACTTCGGGCGAACAAGGATTAAACCTCACCGAGCGTATTTTTATGGAAATCCGCTTGCCCCGCGCTATCCTCTGTATTTTTGTGGGAGCAAGCCTTGCGGTTGGCGGGGCTTTGCTTCAGGCATTGTTCCGAAACCCTATTGTGGAGCCAGGTTTGGTAGGCACGTCTTGTGGCGCAGCTTTTGGCGCGGCTTTGTATTTTGCATTAGGAGCAACTTTCGATTTTAATGTTGGGGAATACACACTTCCATTAGCCGCTTGTTTGGGAGCCATTTGTTCCACAGCTTTGGTTTTTTTCCTATCTCAATCCAAACAGACCGGTAAAAGCTCCGTGGTCACTTTATTGCTCGTGGGTATCGCCATTAACGCCTTGTTTTTAAGCGGTGTTGGCTTTTTATCCTACATAGCACGTGACCCACAGGCACGCTCCATTATTTTCTGGAATTTAGGTACCCTTTCCGGCGCTAATTGGCCATCGGTTATTATTGTGGGGGCTTCTACTATTATCTGCTTGTTGTTTTCCTTACGGTATGCAAAACACTTAAATGCTTTAATGATTGGCGAAGAAGAAGCACAGTTTATTGGAGTCAACCTCAAAAGTCTGAAATGGAAAATCCTACTCATTAACGTGGTTATGGTAGCTGTGGCAACCGCTTTTGTGGGGGTAATTAGTTTTGTGGGGCTTATTGTGCCGCATTTGTTACGAATTTTAAAAGGATCGGACAATCGCTTTCTTATTCTGAATAGTGCCGTTCTGGGAGGTGTCTTGCTATGTCTTGCCGACTTATTGTCCCGAATGCTATTGCGTCCTGCCGAACTTCCTATTGGGATTGTAACTTCCGTAGTGGGTGTTCCTATTTTTATAATTCTGTTACGAAAGAAAAACTATTTCTTCTAA
- a CDS encoding TonB-dependent receptor produces MMKKILLSLCGILVCASVFAQSQLNGKVLDATNNNPLTGATIKKNESQITTTDDNGAFSLPCNNGEMKLTITFIGYKPYTANVSTCSETLQILMVPSTSSLDEVQLSAKSYRQESLEKPVSEVKLNPMELNRGTGLFLDDAINANVPGVTMTRRAVSSGQQFNIRGYGNGVGFKGISNNFDGQGYKAYLNNIPITDAEGVTLLDDIDFASIGSVDVIKGPAASKYGFAIAGAVNLKTIRPKNGETSLSQKVTVGNYGLARFTTQFQMGREKTSLLLNYGHQISDGFMDHNNSTKDYMNLVFDFRPSEKQYISTYFGFSNSYDERGGELTIEQYENEDYSGNSRYIKNNAHSEVISFRAGLSHTYAFNNWLSNTTTVFGTGRSANNSSAGGWNDSAPLNYGTRSVFDLNFDLGDDFTLSGQAGLEFQEQRTQDIGYSMVENPSDPDGYNIIGGTKSNKFATSKSHLLFTEWVLNMPYDFSLTAGVGKSSLFIDIEDRMYNPDSNSPRVVSANYDDLVSPHFAINKVFNDNISVYASYRNGYKAPVSGNIILSTTGRLNTGLVPEEGNQFEIGSKGNVIDNKLYYQVALFQATFKNKFTSVAVPAGDGTTLYSYLANGGKLNNKGVEALVKYTAYESSTGFFRSVHPYANVTYSDFKYENFQYEAVSRDGELIQQDYSGNDVAGVAPWVINAGVDVNTNLGFYGNLTYLYRDAVPFTSDGLNVADSYNLLNGKIGYRTSIGQFDLDAFFGANNITGEQYYYMLFLNQLDDAYIPAPLVTNYFGGINLKYNL; encoded by the coding sequence ATGATGAAAAAAATACTTTTGTCCCTTTGTGGGATACTTGTGTGTGCATCTGTATTTGCACAATCCCAACTGAATGGGAAAGTTCTGGACGCCACCAATAATAACCCTCTTACAGGTGCCACCATTAAAAAAAATGAATCTCAAATAACTACCACAGATGACAACGGCGCATTTTCATTGCCGTGCAATAATGGAGAAATGAAATTAACAATAACTTTTATTGGTTATAAACCCTATACCGCGAATGTGAGCACTTGCAGCGAAACACTTCAAATATTGATGGTGCCTTCTACTAGTAGTTTGGATGAGGTGCAGCTTTCAGCTAAAAGTTATAGGCAAGAATCACTAGAAAAACCTGTTTCAGAGGTAAAACTGAATCCTATGGAGCTAAATAGAGGTACGGGGCTGTTTTTGGACGACGCTATCAATGCCAATGTTCCTGGCGTTACTATGACTCGTAGAGCAGTTTCTTCAGGACAACAATTCAATATCCGAGGATATGGAAATGGGGTCGGCTTTAAAGGAATTAGCAATAATTTTGATGGCCAAGGTTACAAAGCATATTTAAACAATATTCCAATTACCGATGCGGAAGGAGTAACGCTTTTAGACGATATTGACTTTGCGTCTATTGGTAGCGTGGACGTTATAAAAGGTCCGGCAGCCAGTAAATATGGTTTTGCTATTGCAGGAGCAGTAAATTTAAAAACCATTCGCCCTAAAAATGGGGAGACCTCTTTATCACAAAAAGTAACAGTAGGCAATTACGGCTTGGCACGTTTTACCACCCAATTTCAAATGGGGCGTGAAAAAACCTCTTTATTGCTGAATTACGGACATCAGATATCCGATGGGTTTATGGACCATAACAATTCCACTAAGGATTATATGAATTTGGTGTTCGACTTTCGCCCTAGTGAAAAGCAATACATTAGTACATATTTTGGATTCAGTAATAGTTATGACGAGCGTGGTGGAGAGCTTACCATAGAACAGTATGAGAACGAAGATTACAGTGGGAATTCTCGTTATATAAAAAATAATGCTCATTCTGAAGTAATAAGCTTTCGCGCAGGATTGAGCCATACCTATGCTTTTAATAACTGGTTGAGCAATACCACAACCGTTTTTGGTACTGGAAGAAGTGCTAACAATAGCTCTGCAGGTGGATGGAATGACAGTGCTCCACTAAACTACGGAACTCGTTCTGTTTTTGACCTAAACTTTGACCTTGGTGACGATTTTACTCTTTCTGGTCAAGCTGGTCTTGAATTTCAGGAGCAACGCACGCAAGATATTGGCTACAGTATGGTAGAAAACCCAAGCGATCCTGATGGATATAACATTATTGGAGGTACTAAAAGCAATAAATTTGCTACATCAAAGTCACATTTGCTATTTACCGAATGGGTACTGAATATGCCGTATGATTTTTCATTAACGGCTGGAGTGGGAAAAAGCTCCTTATTCATAGACATTGAAGATCGTATGTACAACCCAGATAGCAATTCGCCTAGAGTAGTTTCAGCAAATTACGACGATCTGGTTTCGCCACATTTCGCTATAAATAAGGTGTTCAACGATAATATTTCTGTGTATGCTTCATACAGAAATGGGTATAAAGCACCAGTAAGTGGAAATATTATTCTTTCCACTACAGGTAGGTTAAACACAGGGTTGGTGCCAGAAGAAGGCAATCAATTTGAAATTGGCTCTAAAGGAAATGTAATTGACAACAAATTGTATTACCAAGTGGCTTTGTTCCAAGCAACCTTTAAAAATAAATTTACATCGGTGGCAGTTCCGGCTGGTGATGGTACAACGCTTTATTCTTATTTGGCCAATGGAGGAAAACTCAACAACAAAGGAGTTGAAGCATTGGTAAAATACACCGCTTACGAATCATCGACAGGGTTTTTCAGAAGTGTGCATCCGTATGCAAATGTGACGTATTCCGATTTTAAATATGAGAATTTTCAATACGAAGCGGTAAGCAGGGATGGCGAATTGATCCAACAAGATTACAGCGGGAATGATGTTGCCGGAGTTGCACCTTGGGTAATTAATGCGGGGGTAGATGTAAATACTAATCTCGGGTTCTACGGAAACCTTACTTATTTATACCGTGATGCTGTTCCTTTTACATCAGACGGACTAAATGTAGCCGATTCTTACAACTTACTGAATGGAAAAATAGGTTATAGAACCAGCATTGGTCAGTTTGACTTAGATGCATTTTTTGGAGCCAACAACATAACAGGCGAACAATATTATTACATGCTCTTTTTAAACCAGTTGGATGATGCCTACATCCCAGCACCCTTAGTTACCAATTATTTTGGAGGTATAAATTTGAAATATAATTTATAA
- a CDS encoding BaiN/RdsA family NAD(P)/FAD-dependent oxidoreductase, producing MPNKSDILIIGGGAAGFFTAINAAEQNPELKIIILERGKEVLTKVKVSGGGRCNVTHAKFLPKELTQNYPRGEKELLGPFHSFMTGDTIEWFSKRGVELKIEEDGRMFPATDSSQTIIDCFISETERLGVDVLKGQSVKSIEHFDSAQHPFWKLGTLSDEFSAEKLVIATGSNPKIWKVLESLEHTIVPPVPSLFTFNIDDKRIKDLPGLSTEASVKILNENKKTILESEGPLLITHWGMSGPAILKLSAWGARLLEPTKYHFRVQVNWLLDASKESISEKLKSLKIELAKKTVLKNAQFDLPKRLWQSLVDASDISETTTWADISKEQINNLASQLTESRFNVHGKSTFKEEFVTAGGVKLKEVDFKTLESKKHKNLYFAGEVLNIDAITGGFNFQNAWTGGYLVAQSIAK from the coding sequence ATGCCCAATAAGTCTGACATACTAATAATTGGCGGCGGCGCGGCCGGATTTTTCACGGCGATCAATGCTGCAGAACAAAACCCCGAATTAAAAATAATCATTCTCGAACGCGGAAAAGAAGTACTTACCAAAGTGAAAGTTTCCGGTGGTGGACGTTGTAATGTGACCCACGCCAAATTTTTACCCAAAGAACTTACCCAAAATTATCCGCGTGGCGAAAAGGAACTCTTAGGCCCGTTCCACAGCTTTATGACCGGTGATACCATCGAATGGTTTTCAAAACGCGGTGTAGAACTAAAGATTGAAGAGGACGGTCGCATGTTTCCGGCAACCGACAGTTCTCAAACCATTATTGATTGTTTTATTTCAGAAACCGAACGGTTGGGGGTTGACGTGCTGAAAGGTCAATCCGTTAAGTCAATAGAACACTTCGACTCCGCTCAGCATCCATTTTGGAAACTAGGAACTCTTTCTGATGAATTTTCAGCAGAAAAACTAGTCATTGCAACGGGAAGTAATCCTAAAATTTGGAAGGTATTAGAAAGTTTAGAGCATACTATCGTCCCACCTGTTCCTTCATTATTTACATTTAATATCGATGATAAACGAATAAAGGATCTACCTGGTCTTAGCACTGAAGCTTCTGTAAAAATTTTAAATGAAAACAAAAAAACAATACTTGAAAGTGAAGGCCCGCTGCTTATCACCCACTGGGGCATGAGCGGTCCCGCTATTTTAAAATTATCGGCTTGGGGTGCCCGATTATTAGAACCTACCAAGTATCATTTTAGGGTGCAGGTTAATTGGCTGTTGGATGCTTCAAAAGAATCTATTTCAGAAAAACTTAAAAGCCTTAAAATAGAGCTTGCTAAGAAAACAGTTTTAAAAAACGCACAATTCGATCTTCCCAAACGGTTATGGCAAAGTTTGGTAGATGCTTCAGATATTTCAGAAACTACAACGTGGGCTGATATTTCAAAAGAACAGATAAACAACCTTGCTTCACAGCTTACCGAAAGTCGATTTAATGTACACGGAAAAAGCACTTTTAAAGAAGAATTTGTAACTGCTGGAGGTGTAAAACTAAAAGAAGTTGACTTTAAAACCCTTGAAAGTAAAAAACACAAAAACCTGTATTTTGCAGGAGAGGTGCTAAATATTGATGCGATTACAGGTGGTTTTAACTTCCAAAATGCGTGGACCGGAGGATATCTAGTAGCGCAATCTATTGCAAAATAA